Part of the Bacillus sp. N1-1 genome, CATAAAAGCCCGCTACCTAAGCGGGCTTTTATGATTGATACCTCTATTGTTAGGGAACACCAGTTAAAACGGAAACAGGTGGTGTCATACTTGGGTTACTTTCTATTACTGATTCTTTCACTTGCCATCATGATCTTTCTCATAAGGGTTCCACTAACCGATCGCTTCCCCCCAGCGATTCGCAAAATGGGTGTGATCTTTCTTGCGTTAATCTCGCTTGTCTTTCTTGCATTATTAATTGCTTCCTTTATAGGATGATAGAAAAGGCGAAAGTGTCCGCTCCGAGTGGACACTTTCGCCTTTTTGTTTGTGAAGGGGGTCAGGCTCGAGCCTGACCCCCTTTTAAAAAACCTCTCTTTAAACAAACGTCGTCGCTAAATAAATCACCACAGGCACCGTCACTAAGCTCGACACGGTGGACACGAGCGTGGCGCTTGATACGTTTTGAGGTTCCGTATGAAATTGAATGGCGTACATGGTCGTATTGGCGGCAGTCGGAGTTGCCGCCATAATGATCATAATTTGCTTTGTTAATGGATCAACAGGCATAAATACAACGATTCCAGCAGCAATAAGCGGCGCAACCATTAATTTAAGCGATAGTGCTGTTGAAAGCTTTTGCCAATCAATCGCTCGCAACCGTATATTGGCAAGCTGCATGCCAAGCGTCACCATAATAACGGGAATGGCTGCGTCCGCTATCAAATCCACGCCATCACGGATCGTTCCAAGTGGAATGTGTAACCATTGAAACATAAGACCAACAATGGCACCGTAAACCATTGGCATTTTTCTAACTGCTCTAAGGGCTGCTTTAATCCCGTCGTGATCTGGACTTCCTTTTGCCGCATAGTAGACGCCAAGCGTACTCATTAACAACTGCTGTAGCACCATTAACACAATCGCTGTTTCCATTCCAATCGTTCCAAATAGAAACAGGACAAGCGGAGTGCCATAATTTCCATTATTCATAAATGCGCTTGATAATACCAAACCACACCGTTCTGATTCGGTATAGCCGTATATTTTCGATAAAATGCTCACAATTGCAATAAGTGCAAAGCACAGACCAAGCATGTAGATCGATAAATACCCGTAGGACGAATCAATTTCTTGTTCATAGAACGTTCGAAAAACGAGAAGCGGCACGAGCACATATAAAGCAAGATTCGAAAGTACTTTCGTCTCTAATTTTAAAAAGCGCTGCGCAAGATACCCGACGCCAAATACGAAAAAGATCGGTAGCAGTATGGTTATGATCGACATCTTCATTCTCCTTCAGCTTCTAAAAGCGATAGCGTCCTATTACAGGATGAAAAGGGACCCGATTCGATTCATCGGCCCCCTTTCTACTCTCATCCGTTAAAAACGATAATTTTTTCTTCTGTCATTTCTTCAATCGCATAGCGTGGACCTTCTTTGCCCGTTCCACTTTTCTTCACGCCACCGTATGGCATATGATCAACGCGATAGCCTGACGTATCATTAATAATCAGTCCACCTACATGAACCTCATTGATCGCTTTTAACGTAAAAGCGAGGTCATTCGTAAAGAGTCCAGCTTGAAGACCATACTCTGAATCATTCACTCTCGCAATCACATCATCTGTTGAACGGTACGTGCTAACCGCTACGACCGGACCAAAAACTTCTTGACGACAAACCTTCATATCATCGTTTACATTCGTCAAAATCGTAGGTTGATAGAAAACGCCATCTCGTTTACCACCTGTTTCAATCACAGCTCCCTGATCAACCGCTTCTTGTACCCAGCTCTCAACGCGAATCGCTTCACGTTCAGCAATCATCGGGCCGATATCAGTCGCTGCATCCATTGGATCACCTAAAACAAGTCCTTCTGTTACTTCCTTCATTTTTGCAAGGAAGCGCTCGTAAATATCATCATGAACATAGACGCGCTGGACTGAAATACAAACCTGACCAGCGTTATTAAAGCTTTTTTGCGCAGACTGCGTTGCGGCTGTTTCAACATCTGCGTCATGATGCACAATTGTTGCTGAATTGTTTCCTAGCTCTAATGCCACTTTGCGTAATCCAGCTTTTTCGCGAATAAGCTGGCCAACACGCGGGCTTCCCGTAAACGTAAACATATTCACATCTTGATTCGAAAGAAGCCATTCGCCTACCGTTGCTCCCTCTCCCGTAATCAGGTTCAGACGTCCTGCTGGAAGTCCCGCTTCTTCAAATATTTCAGTTAAAAGAATCGCACAAACAGGCGTCACTTCAGCTGGTTTTAACACAACGCTATTTCCTGCTGCAAGCGCAGGGCCAATTTTGTGGCACACAAGATTCAACGGTACGTTAAATGGCGTGATTGCTGCGACAACGCCGATTGGGAAGCGTCTTGTATATGCCTGACGCTGTTCAGATCCAGGCGCAGCTTCCACCGGAATGCCTTCGCCGTGAATTCGCTTTGCTTCTTCTGCCGAAACTTCCAATGTTAAAGCAGCTCTCCCTACTTCACCTTTACACTCAGCTAAAGGCTTTCCAACTTCCTTCGCAAGCACTTCTCCAAGCTCATCCTGACGTGCTCGAAGTGTTGCAGCAGCTTTAATCAAAACAGTATAACGATCGTAAGGCGAAAAAGGGGTTTTCAAAGCCGTTTTAGCCGCTTGAACCGCATCTTTTACGTCCTGTTCATCGGCTGTAGCCGTTTTCGCCGCTACTTCTTGTGTGTATTTGTTTAGCACGTCATCCGTTGCTGTTTTTTCTCGCCATTCCCCATTAATGAATAAACCATATGTTCTTACTGAAGTTTGTGTAGCCACGTTAACATCATCCTCCTTTTTTATAACGTTACGACCTTTTTGTCTAATAAAAGTTCTTCTGCTTTTCCCCCGCTACCAAATACGCGAATCTTTTCTTGGACTTTTTCTTTCATGCGTAAGCGACCGAGACCAAGCGAACTTGCGAGCACAATATCATCTGGATTTTCTGAAAATGCTTCTTGAACGCCTCTCGTAAACGCTTGACGAAGCTCCGTATCTACATTAATTTTTGCAATCCCTAGTGAAATCGCCCGTTGCACTTGTTCATCGGGCACATCTGATCCGCCGTGAAGAACGACAGGACGCTGAACGGCTTCTACAATTTCTTTTAGTCGTTCAAAACGAAGGTTAGGCGTTTCTTTATATATACCATGTGCCGTTCCAATCGATACGGCTAGGTAATCAACATCGGTCGCTTCTACGAAAGCGACAGCTTCTTCTGTTGTCGTAATAAGCGCATCCTTCTCATCAACCGTAATGTCATCTTCCGTGCCACCGATTTTACCGATTTCTCCTTCAGATCCAATTCCAAGTGCTCTTGCTATATCAACTACTTTTTTCGTCGTCGCCGTGTTTTCTTCAAAAGATAAACCGGACCCATCAAACATGACGGATTGGAAGCCCATTTGTACAGCTTGCATCGTTTGCTCGAACTGACGGCTGTGATCGAGATGAATCGCAACGGGAACATCAAATTCTTTTTCATACGTATCGATCAACCCTTTTAATGCTTCCATGCCAAGGGTTTGAATCACTTTCTGCCCCACCTGTATCATAATAGGTGCCTTTTCCTCCGCTGCTGCTTCAAAAATCGCTAGAACGGTTTCCGCATTATGTGCGCTAAATGCCCCTACCCCATATCCATTTTGAAAAGCATGATCCAGCATTGTTTTTCCGTTAATAAATGGCATCATCATTTCTCCCTTCTATCGCTTCAATTCAATATTGTAATGGTACTGATCACTTCGATATTTCGTTTTTGTATACTCGATTGGATGGTCATTCAATCCATAGCTGAGACGCGTCATTTCAAGTAGCGCTTCACCCGGCCGAATCGCCAATGAATCTGCTTCGTCAATCGTGGCGTTAATCGCGGCAATTCGCTCTTTTGCTTTGTTTAAATAAACCTGATAGTTTTCTAGAATTTCATAGTATTTCGCTTCATTTAAATCATGCTGCATAAGTATCTTTCCAATCATCTCTGACCAGCACGTTCGTTCAAGGGCAACAGGCGTCTCATCTGCAAACCGTATGCGTTCAACGAGAAGAATCGGCGCTCCTTCAGCCACTTGAAGCATTTCACTCTCATGAAAAAGGTTATCCTTAAATTCAGCTCGTATCAGTTTGGACGAAGGAACCTGCCCTTTTTCCATTACTTCTTCCGCAAAACCTTTTAACTGCCCAAGGTTACCAACCAATTGATGTGGCTTTACGATCGTGCCATGGCCCTGTTTCTTTTCAAGCAAACCATTTTGAACGAGAATCGCAATTGCCTGCCGAATCGTCGTCCGGCTAACACCAAATTCCTTGATGAGCGCTTGCTCTGTTGGAATGATCGTATTTGGTTTCCAGGTTCCACCTTGAATGCGATCGATCAGAACATCTTTTATTTGAAGATAAAGCGCCTCTCCGTTCTGATTAATCGACATACATTTCAGTCCTTTGTAATGGCGGTGGGTACGACCTAATGTCTTCACCGATGAGCGGTTTTAGCCATTCATAATACGCTTTCCGATCTTCAATGAACACCTCAGGCATCACCCGTTCTCCAGCAGCCACCACTTTTCGAAGTTCAATTGGAGTCATCCTTACTGAATAGCGATGGTGAGCACTTCGTTGGATGGAGACCATCACATTTGAAAGCCCTTCACGAATCCATTCGCCTCCAACGCTCCCCACACGATAAGCTTCTTCTCGATCAACATCCGAAACGACTTCAGAAAAACTTCGCTGATTCATGCCTAAAAGTTCAGCTCTTGTCATGACGTTTAACTCACTTTTTAAAAAGCCGGCTACCTCATTTGAAATCCCGCCAAGGACTGTTCTGCCAGCGACATTTCCTCTCGCTACCTGACCCGTCTTTCCAAAACAAACACCTTCACTCACAACGACCGTGGCATAGCCAAACCGATTTAATGCGGTGTTAACATTTTCAAGAAGTAATTCTGCTTGAATTGGCCGCTCTGGAATGCCGATAAAATGCGGCCCTTCTTCTTCATACTCCTGAAGAAGACCAGATGCGGCGGCCAGCCATCCTGCATTTCTTCCCATTGTCTCAAGTACACGGACCTTTTCAAAATTCTGCATGGAAGCGAGGTCGCGGCTCATATCTCGCGTCGCCTGAGCAACATATCGTGCGGAGCTTCCAAAACCAGGGGCATGGTCTGTTCCACCAAGGTCATTATCCACCGTTTTCGGAAGGCCAAGAACTTGAAGAGAAATGTTTTGCCTTCTCGCTTCCGCTTCTATTTTCGCCAGCGCCTCCATCGTGCCGTTCCCGCCGATAAAAACAAGTACATCAACTCCCTGCGCCTTTAGCAGTCGCAAACCTTTTTCAATATGCTCATCTTTCAGTGGAAACCGCCCTGATCCAAGGCACGCACCAGGTATGTCTTGATGAAGATGAATGCGACGTAGCATCTCATCATCACCGTCTAAATACATGCCATGCGCTAATCCTTCATAACCATTTTGTATAAAAAGCAGAGAATGATCGCGTTCGATCTCTTTCACAAACCCTGCGAGGGTAGCATTTATTACGGCCGTAGGTCCCCCGGCCTGACCAATGGCGACCTTTTTCATGCAACTGTCTCCCTTCAGTTCTTCGTATAGATCGTCGTCTTCAGACCAAGCTGCTTTCCAAGTTCAACGAGCTCATCGGCTACATCATCATAAACAATGGCATAGTGTGGTTCGAATCCTTCTTCCATTAACCCATATAACGTGTCATTGATTTCGGTTTCTAGTTCCACTTCAACAGAAGTTCCATTGAAGCGCTGAGGCGTATCGAGTGCGTTTCCTCGCATCACAAGCAAGCGATATCCTTCTGGTGTATAGCCAACGCGGAACATCGTCACGCGACCTGGTTTTAACCCAAATTCCATCGTAAAGCCGAGCTTTCGGTTTGGATGAACGCCTGGACGTGCGCCTTGATCAGGATGGGCCAGCGAATATGCACCAGCTCCGCAATGCCAGAACACAACCGAATTACTTGCTTCATTCACATGAACCATATCTCCAAGATAAGGTGCACTTCCTGTTAGCTGTTGCAGAATAAACATTGATACCGAACCGTGAATATCTGATTCACATGATGACACAACGCCATCTTCTGTAAATTGAGAAAGAGTTGAGCATGCCGCAGCGCCAAGCTCATTGAAAAAGTCCGGCCAGCAGCGAATCGCAAGCGCTGATACGTCTTCTGCATCAATTTGTTCCTGTACATACGTTGTGAACTGAGCAAATCGCTGTACCGTTTCTTCATTCCGATTCAGCCCAATCACCTGTTGCTCCGCACGTTCAATCGCGCCTTCCCATTTTTCACGTGGTAGCTTGACGCATTCCTCAAACGCTTTGTTTAAATCAAAGTTTTTCACCGTCACGCCAAGCTGTTTTTGAAGCTCTTCTTCATCCGTTCCCGAGAAGAAAAAGCCTGGTGGGTGTTCCCCAATCACACCTATCGTAAGACCTTTCAGATCTTCAATCACCTTTTGCACTTTAAGTTGAACTTTAATTCTCTTTTGTACCTGCGCCTCATCCCCATTTCCAAATACAAAGCTAAATGGGTGGTTCGCACACCGTAGCACATGACTTGTGCTGTTTCCGCCTGTTAAGGAATTTAAGCGAAGTCTTCCTCCAACACTTGGCTCACGTACTGACCAAACGATCACTGGCGCTTCCACTTTTTTAATTAACGCTTCAATAAATTCCCCATCCGCAAACGTAACGCTCTGATAGATGCTTGCAATGATATCTTCGCTGTTAACGTTTTCAAGAAAAGCCTCAAGATCTCCAGGAGACGTAATGATCTCCTCTGGTTCAATAACGTTCTCGGTCACGCTATGCAGAAACTCTGAACTTTTCTTTCGCTGTAGCTCTCCTGCTTCTAGATCAAACGTTTTTCTCCCAATTGGTACGTATAGAATGCTCGTTTTCGGCACGATTGGCCACAACCTTTCTCCTCTGTTTGTTACAAACACTATATCATACATTATTATGTTTTAAAATAGGTAGTAACCTTTAAATTCACTTTCTTATTTTAGCGCTGCTTTTTGGAAAATATGTGCGTAAGTCGAACGCTTGCGATAGAAAACTGGCGTTTCACCAATTGGCGCGTTCACTTCGATCTGGCCACCGCGCGTTTCCTGACCACTCCATAAATGAACCCACTCATCTTCAGGCAAGTAAACCGACCACGCTTCTTTTCCTTCTTCATAAACCGGTGCGACAACCAAATCTGACCCAAGCATATATTGATATTGAATATTATAAGAGGTTAGATCATGCTCATATTCCATAAACATAGGACGCTGAATTGGAATCCCTTTTTCAGCATTCTCTTTGCTTAACGCTTTTAGGTAAGGCTTCAGTGCTGTATACACATTCGTCATTTTCACAAAATGCTCGAGCGTCTCTTCGTCTTGATCAAACTGGAAGCAATCATCAGGTCGGTTGCCTTCGTGCGTTCGCATGACGGGTGTGAATGCCGCCATATCAACCCAGCGAAGCAACAATTCCTTGTTCCGCTTGTTTCCATGAAGACTTGTATATCCCCCGATATCACTATGATGAACGCCATTCCCACTCATTCCAGCAGATAGCGCGGCTGGAATAACAGATGCAAGGCCATCGTCAAGACTCCAATCGACACTTTGATCACCAGCCCATAATAGCGGGCAGTAGCCTTGACTACCTGAGTACCCCGCACGCATAAAGTAAACAATGTCGCCCCAGCGTCCTGCTTTTTGAACCGCGTTATGATTTACCTTCGCCCACATCACTGGCCATGCATTGTGCATTTTGGTTGCTGGTTCTCCACTATGAAGCTTTAAGTCAGTTGGCAAGTATTCACCAAAATCAGCCATCCAACCGTCCATTCCAAAATCAATCATGTTCTTTAGGATAACGTCTTCATACCATTCACAAGCTGCTTCGTTTGTGAAATCAACAACGCCACAATTAAACTCACCAAAGTCCACAACATAATCACTGCCATCTACCGCTGTAGCAAGATACCCTTTTTCATAAGCTTCGCGGTACAGATCTCCTTCGACGGCGACATAAGGGTTGATGTAACCCATGAAACGAATGCCCTTTTCCTTCCATTCTTTCACTTTTTGATCAAGTTCAGGATACTCCTCCGGATTCCATTTCCAGTTCCACATCAATCGTTTACCAAATGACGTCACTCGCTTACCTTGCCAGTCCTGACACCAAACGGCACCGATTTTCATTCCTTTTTCAAGAGCACGATCAATCTTATTTTGTACACGTTCCGTTCCGCCCTGCATCCCGAGCCAGATCCCATCAAACGTCCAGTCTGGAAGTTCTGGTTGCCTACCGAGGCGTTCCGTTAGTTTTTCAACGAGATCTTTATACGTTTGCCCCGTTTCAAATAAAAGGGAGGCCGGTGCTTCCCAAATGTGAAGCTCATGAAAATCGTCTCGTTGAAAGTCAAAGTCAGCGAAAGCCGTTGTCTCCACATGACAATAGTATTTATTCGTAGATACATAGGT contains:
- a CDS encoding AEC family transporter, encoding MSIITILLPIFFVFGVGYLAQRFLKLETKVLSNLALYVLVPLLVFRTFYEQEIDSSYGYLSIYMLGLCFALIAIVSILSKIYGYTESERCGLVLSSAFMNNGNYGTPLVLFLFGTIGMETAIVLMVLQQLLMSTLGVYYAAKGSPDHDGIKAALRAVRKMPMVYGAIVGLMFQWLHIPLGTIRDGVDLIADAAIPVIMVTLGMQLANIRLRAIDWQKLSTALSLKLMVAPLIAAGIVVFMPVDPLTKQIMIIMAATPTAANTTMYAIQFHTEPQNVSSATLVSTVSSLVTVPVVIYLATTFV
- a CDS encoding aldehyde dehydrogenase family protein, with amino-acid sequence MATQTSVRTYGLFINGEWREKTATDDVLNKYTQEVAAKTATADEQDVKDAVQAAKTALKTPFSPYDRYTVLIKAAATLRARQDELGEVLAKEVGKPLAECKGEVGRAALTLEVSAEEAKRIHGEGIPVEAAPGSEQRQAYTRRFPIGVVAAITPFNVPLNLVCHKIGPALAAGNSVVLKPAEVTPVCAILLTEIFEEAGLPAGRLNLITGEGATVGEWLLSNQDVNMFTFTGSPRVGQLIREKAGLRKVALELGNNSATIVHHDADVETAATQSAQKSFNNAGQVCISVQRVYVHDDIYERFLAKMKEVTEGLVLGDPMDAATDIGPMIAEREAIRVESWVQEAVDQGAVIETGGKRDGVFYQPTILTNVNDDMKVCRQEVFGPVVAVSTYRSTDDVIARVNDSEYGLQAGLFTNDLAFTLKAINEVHVGGLIINDTSGYRVDHMPYGGVKKSGTGKEGPRYAIEEMTEEKIIVFNG
- a CDS encoding class II fructose-bisphosphate aldolase; amino-acid sequence: MPFINGKTMLDHAFQNGYGVGAFSAHNAETVLAIFEAAAEEKAPIMIQVGQKVIQTLGMEALKGLIDTYEKEFDVPVAIHLDHSRQFEQTMQAVQMGFQSVMFDGSGLSFEENTATTKKVVDIARALGIGSEGEIGKIGGTEDDITVDEKDALITTTEEAVAFVEATDVDYLAVSIGTAHGIYKETPNLRFERLKEIVEAVQRPVVLHGGSDVPDEQVQRAISLGIAKINVDTELRQAFTRGVQEAFSENPDDIVLASSLGLGRLRMKEKVQEKIRVFGSGGKAEELLLDKKVVTL
- a CDS encoding GntR family transcriptional regulator gives rise to the protein MSINQNGEALYLQIKDVLIDRIQGGTWKPNTIIPTEQALIKEFGVSRTTIRQAIAILVQNGLLEKKQGHGTIVKPHQLVGNLGQLKGFAEEVMEKGQVPSSKLIRAEFKDNLFHESEMLQVAEGAPILLVERIRFADETPVALERTCWSEMIGKILMQHDLNEAKYYEILENYQVYLNKAKERIAAINATIDEADSLAIRPGEALLEMTRLSYGLNDHPIEYTKTKYRSDQYHYNIELKR
- a CDS encoding diphosphate--fructose-6-phosphate 1-phosphotransferase, which gives rise to MKKVAIGQAGGPTAVINATLAGFVKEIERDHSLLFIQNGYEGLAHGMYLDGDDEMLRRIHLHQDIPGACLGSGRFPLKDEHIEKGLRLLKAQGVDVLVFIGGNGTMEALAKIEAEARRQNISLQVLGLPKTVDNDLGGTDHAPGFGSSARYVAQATRDMSRDLASMQNFEKVRVLETMGRNAGWLAAASGLLQEYEEEGPHFIGIPERPIQAELLLENVNTALNRFGYATVVVSEGVCFGKTGQVARGNVAGRTVLGGISNEVAGFLKSELNVMTRAELLGMNQRSFSEVVSDVDREEAYRVGSVGGEWIREGLSNVMVSIQRSAHHRYSVRMTPIELRKVVAAGERVMPEVFIEDRKAYYEWLKPLIGEDIRSYPPPLQRTEMYVD
- a CDS encoding alpha-glucosidase, giving the protein MLHTKSIKPSFEVKQNGEEFDVHLDGRLLFRHSPAHPFIFVGSGEETIDMYRGNFKIKDYVVERVALRYATVRYEGETCRIGFRHFSHDHELLTMVLTQDKEGLRVSFELVDPLFNRFWLRVAADADEKIYGCGEQLSYFNLRGKNFPLWTSEPGVGRNKSTYTTWQADVKDQAGGDYYNTNYPQPTYVSTNKYYCHVETTAFADFDFQRDDFHELHIWEAPASLLFETGQTYKDLVEKLTERLGRQPELPDWTFDGIWLGMQGGTERVQNKIDRALEKGMKIGAVWCQDWQGKRVTSFGKRLMWNWKWNPEEYPELDQKVKEWKEKGIRFMGYINPYVAVEGDLYREAYEKGYLATAVDGSDYVVDFGEFNCGVVDFTNEAACEWYEDVILKNMIDFGMDGWMADFGEYLPTDLKLHSGEPATKMHNAWPVMWAKVNHNAVQKAGRWGDIVYFMRAGYSGSQGYCPLLWAGDQSVDWSLDDGLASVIPAALSAGMSGNGVHHSDIGGYTSLHGNKRNKELLLRWVDMAAFTPVMRTHEGNRPDDCFQFDQDEETLEHFVKMTNVYTALKPYLKALSKENAEKGIPIQRPMFMEYEHDLTSYNIQYQYMLGSDLVVAPVYEEGKEAWSVYLPEDEWVHLWSGQETRGGQIEVNAPIGETPVFYRKRSTYAHIFQKAALK